A stretch of the Massilia varians genome encodes the following:
- a CDS encoding branched-chain amino acid aminotransferase gives MYLTYFNGQWTEGNVPLYGAMDHSLWLGSSVFDGARAMGGKLPDLRPHLERVIVSSEKLGLRCPLSVDEMEALVREGVAKFPQDAELYIRPLVFGTEGFLIPVAEASQFALTIFDAPLLPFTGFSSCLSTLRRPQPDMAPTDAKASALYANSTRAMREAKARGFDQAIMLDADGNVAEFAASNLFIVADDGAVVTPRLNGTFLAGITRARVIALLASEGVQVQERSVAPEELLTAREIFSTGNYGKVTPCTRYEDRTLEAGPVARRARELYLAFTETT, from the coding sequence ATGTACCTGACTTATTTCAACGGACAATGGACTGAAGGCAATGTGCCGCTGTACGGCGCGATGGACCACAGCCTGTGGCTGGGCTCCTCGGTCTTCGACGGCGCGCGCGCCATGGGCGGCAAGCTGCCCGACCTGCGTCCGCACCTGGAACGCGTGATCGTATCGAGCGAGAAGCTGGGCCTGCGCTGCCCCTTGAGCGTGGACGAGATGGAAGCGCTGGTGCGCGAAGGCGTGGCCAAGTTCCCGCAAGACGCCGAACTGTATATCCGCCCGCTGGTGTTCGGCACCGAGGGCTTCCTGATTCCGGTCGCCGAGGCCAGCCAGTTCGCCCTGACGATCTTCGACGCGCCGCTGCTGCCGTTCACCGGGTTCTCGAGCTGCCTGTCGACCCTGCGCCGCCCGCAGCCGGACATGGCGCCCACCGATGCCAAGGCCTCGGCCCTGTACGCCAACTCGACCCGCGCCATGCGCGAAGCCAAGGCGCGCGGCTTCGACCAGGCGATCATGCTCGACGCCGACGGCAACGTGGCCGAGTTCGCGGCCTCGAACCTGTTCATCGTCGCCGACGACGGCGCCGTGGTGACGCCCAGGCTGAACGGCACCTTCCTGGCCGGCATTACCCGCGCGCGCGTGATCGCGCTGCTCGCTTCCGAGGGCGTGCAGGTGCAGGAGCGCAGCGTGGCGCCGGAGGAATTATTGACCGCCCGCGAGATCTTCAGTACCGGCAACTACGGCAAGGTGACGCCGTGCACGCGCTATGAAGACCGCACGCTCGAGGCGGGCCCGGTGGCGCGCCGTGCGCGCGAGCTGTACCTGGCGTTCACCGAAACCACCTGA
- a CDS encoding NUDIX domain-containing protein: MQDDDPNPIRILKQEILSDDYCQLKKVSFTQRRRDGSVQEHTREVYANAGGTAVLLYNRERRTVLLTRQFRIGAHLAGHDGSVIEVPAGNLDDTAPGEQARAELCEETGFRGRALRKMIEFFPNPSSLTETVHCFLGEYGERDRQGPGGGKEEEGEDIEVLGMDVDETFRQVKAGCIADAKTVILLQFLREELQVPNDPYSGGRGKIVQWTVFPPTRSIIASTAAT; the protein is encoded by the coding sequence ATGCAAGACGACGATCCCAATCCCATCCGCATCCTCAAGCAGGAAATCCTGTCCGACGATTACTGCCAGCTCAAGAAAGTCAGCTTCACCCAGCGCCGCCGCGACGGCAGCGTGCAGGAACACACCCGCGAGGTCTACGCGAATGCCGGCGGCACCGCCGTGCTGCTCTACAACCGCGAGCGACGCACCGTCCTGCTCACCCGCCAGTTCCGCATTGGCGCGCATCTGGCCGGCCACGACGGCTCCGTGATCGAAGTCCCGGCCGGCAACCTGGATGACACCGCCCCCGGCGAGCAGGCGCGCGCCGAGCTGTGCGAGGAGACCGGGTTTCGCGGCCGGGCCCTGCGCAAGATGATCGAATTTTTCCCGAATCCCTCGTCGCTGACGGAAACGGTGCACTGCTTCCTGGGCGAATACGGGGAACGCGACCGCCAGGGCCCGGGGGGCGGGAAGGAAGAGGAAGGCGAGGACATCGAAGTCCTCGGGATGGATGTCGACGAGACTTTCAGACAGGTGAAGGCGGGCTGCATCGCCGATGCCAAGACGGTGATCCTGCTGCAATTCCTGCGCGAGGAGTTGCAAGTGCCAAACGACCCGTATTCGGGTGGACGGGGGAAAATAGTCCAGTGGACTGTTTTCCCGCCCACGCGGTCAATTATTGCCAGCACCGCCGCAACATAG
- a CDS encoding OmpA family protein, with product MQNKLTKSVIAASLVAFTATGCADMSATQRGTAQGAGIGAALGGIVGASTSGGGGKRAAGGAAIGAAAGAVIGNIWSKRMEAQKQAMEQATQGTGVQVSQTADNRLKLDIPSDVSFDTGRSDIKSNFQPVLDRFASTLQENPGTTVVIIGHTDNTGTDAINQPLSVDRAARTRDYLAARGVNPGRITIEGRGSREPIASNSDASSRARNRRVEIYVAERGQG from the coding sequence ATGCAAAACAAACTGACTAAATCCGTGATCGCCGCTTCCCTCGTGGCCTTTACCGCGACCGGCTGCGCCGACATGAGCGCGACCCAGCGCGGCACCGCACAGGGCGCCGGCATCGGCGCTGCCCTGGGCGGCATCGTCGGGGCCAGCACCAGCGGCGGCGGCGGCAAGCGCGCCGCGGGCGGCGCGGCGATCGGCGCCGCGGCCGGCGCGGTGATCGGCAATATCTGGTCCAAGCGCATGGAAGCACAGAAACAGGCCATGGAGCAGGCCACCCAGGGCACCGGCGTGCAGGTCAGCCAGACCGCCGACAACCGTCTGAAGCTCGATATCCCGAGCGACGTCTCGTTCGATACCGGCCGTTCCGACATCAAGTCGAACTTCCAGCCGGTGCTCGACCGCTTCGCCTCCACGCTGCAGGAAAACCCGGGCACCACCGTGGTCATCATCGGCCATACCGACAATACCGGCACCGATGCGATCAACCAGCCGCTGTCGGTCGACCGTGCCGCCCGTACCCGCGACTACCTGGCTGCGCGCGGCGTCAACCCGGGCCGCATCACGATCGAAGGCCGCGGCTCGCGCGAGCCGATCGCATCGAACAGCGATGCCTCGAGCCGTGCACGCAACCGCCGCGTCGAGATCTACGTCGCGGAACGCGGCCAGGGCTGA
- a CDS encoding lmo0937 family membrane protein yields the protein MLYTIAVILIVLWLLGLVTSYTIGGFIHILLVVAVIMILVRLISGRGI from the coding sequence ATGTTGTATACAATTGCCGTTATTCTGATTGTTCTCTGGCTGCTCGGACTGGTGACTTCGTACACCATCGGCGGCTTCATCCATATCCTGTTGGTCGTCGCCGTGATCATGATCCTGGTGCGCCTGATCAGCGGACGAGGTATATAG
- a CDS encoding glycine zipper 2TM domain-containing protein — translation MNTSPNPSARERMHPLMILAALAVLLFCLVGTAAILGWIPSSVGGNKERQLSEAERLALASTLPQGAPQPAPGAAGNLPGQQLAPGYVQAPNTAAPADYPVQPAQAYAPAANYTPAPVAAAPAPARVVERVVEEPVGKPAKKTVQVAAADSGRNWCSNCGNVESVRTIKQRAEGSGLGAAGGAVIGGLLGNQIGGGSGRTIATAAGAIGGAVVGNQVEGNMKASTSYEIRVRLDDGTLRTFRQSSPPAWRSGDRVRIVKGRLRSVA, via the coding sequence ATGAACACCTCCCCCAACCCGTCCGCACGCGAACGCATGCATCCGCTGATGATCCTGGCCGCGCTGGCGGTCCTGCTGTTCTGCCTGGTCGGCACCGCGGCGATCCTGGGCTGGATTCCCTCGTCGGTGGGCGGCAACAAGGAGCGCCAGCTGAGCGAAGCCGAGCGCCTGGCGCTGGCCTCGACCCTGCCGCAGGGAGCGCCGCAGCCGGCGCCGGGCGCGGCCGGCAACCTGCCCGGCCAGCAACTCGCGCCGGGCTACGTGCAGGCGCCGAACACCGCCGCGCCGGCCGACTATCCGGTTCAGCCGGCCCAGGCCTATGCGCCAGCGGCGAACTACACGCCGGCACCCGTGGCGGCGGCGCCGGCACCCGCGCGCGTGGTCGAACGCGTGGTCGAGGAGCCGGTCGGCAAGCCGGCCAAGAAAACGGTACAGGTGGCCGCGGCCGACAGCGGCCGCAACTGGTGCTCGAACTGCGGCAACGTCGAGTCGGTCCGCACCATCAAGCAGCGTGCCGAAGGCAGCGGACTGGGCGCCGCCGGTGGCGCCGTCATCGGCGGCCTGCTGGGTAACCAGATCGGCGGCGGCTCCGGCCGCACCATCGCGACCGCCGCGGGCGCCATCGGCGGCGCCGTGGTCGGCAACCAGGTCGAAGGCAATATGAAGGCCAGCACCAGCTACGAAATCCGCGTGCGCCTCGACGACGGCACCCTGCGCACCTTCCGCCAGAGCAGCCCGCCGGCATGGCGCAGCGGCGACCGCGTGCGCATCGTGAAAGGCCGCCTGCGTTCGGTTGCCTGA
- a CDS encoding Crp/Fnr family transcriptional regulator → MNFAAPPPIAEHNSNLLLAALPPQELAQILPLLEPVTVAVGDVLCEAGEPLRHIYFPHDCLISLMGVAEGRMTLEVGLVGREGMVGATVALGHDTTQVRAIVQRAGSASRMDSARFRAEVAHNPSLQRVLYRYTDTQLAQAIQIAVCSRFHVLEARLARSLLVTRDRLQSDKFHLTHEFLAHALGVRRVGVTKAASALQQQGLINYSRGNIEILDPEGLAAASCTCYEIVREAGTQPIHGVM, encoded by the coding sequence ATGAATTTTGCCGCACCGCCGCCGATTGCCGAACACAACAGCAACCTCTTGCTGGCCGCGCTGCCGCCGCAGGAACTGGCGCAGATCCTGCCGCTGCTCGAGCCCGTCACCGTCGCGGTCGGCGACGTGCTGTGCGAGGCTGGCGAGCCGCTGCGCCACATCTATTTCCCCCATGACTGCCTGATTTCCCTGATGGGCGTGGCCGAAGGCCGCATGACGCTGGAGGTGGGCCTGGTGGGACGCGAAGGCATGGTCGGCGCCACGGTGGCCCTCGGCCACGATACCACCCAGGTGCGCGCCATCGTCCAGCGCGCCGGCAGCGCCAGCCGCATGGACAGCGCGCGCTTTCGCGCCGAGGTGGCGCACAATCCTTCGCTGCAGCGCGTGCTCTACCGTTACACCGACACGCAGTTGGCCCAGGCGATCCAGATCGCCGTCTGCAGCCGTTTCCACGTACTCGAGGCGCGTCTGGCGCGCTCGCTGCTGGTCACGCGCGACCGCCTGCAGTCGGACAAATTCCACTTGACCCATGAATTCCTCGCGCATGCGCTTGGCGTGCGCCGCGTCGGCGTCACCAAGGCCGCCAGCGCGCTGCAGCAGCAGGGGCTGATCAACTACAGCCGCGGGAACATCGAGATCCTCGATCCTGAAGGCCTGGCGGCGGCCTCGTGCACCTGCTACGAGATCGTGAGGGAAGCGGGCACCCAGCCCATCCACGGTGTCATGTAA
- the ltrA gene encoding group II intron reverse transcriptase/maturase, whose translation MSMQKAQRQMPANAGREAVGQGEAMLDAFSDEAFCPRHATGGTGSALLQTALTTENLRRAFKRVRANKGAAGVDGLDIDQTSRLLATEWLHIREQLLAGTYRPSPVRRVTIPKPDGGERELGIPTVTDRLIQQALLQVLQPILDPTFSEHSYGFRPGRRAQDAVLAAQAYVQSGLRIVVDVDLSKFFDRVNHDILIDRLKKRIDDARVIRLVRAYLNSGIMDHGVVQERSEGTPQGGPLSPLLANVMLDEVDKELERRGHRFARYADDANVYVRSRRAGERVMGLLRRCYAKLHLVVNEGKSAVASVFGRKFLGYSLWVARGGEIKRKVADKPLQAFKQRIRELTCRSGGRSMPDVVQGLRSYMLGWKGYFQLAQTPKVWRGLDEWLRHRLRAIQLKHWKRGSTMYRELLKLGAWPSAARHVAANSRRWWHNSDRLLKTVMTIGYFDRLGVPRLS comes from the coding sequence ATGTCGATGCAGAAGGCACAGCGTCAGATGCCCGCTAACGCGGGGCGGGAAGCCGTAGGGCAAGGTGAAGCCATGCTCGATGCTTTCAGCGACGAAGCGTTCTGCCCGCGGCATGCAACCGGAGGCACAGGGTCGGCGCTGCTGCAAACGGCGCTGACGACAGAGAACTTGCGGCGGGCGTTCAAGCGTGTACGGGCCAATAAGGGAGCTGCCGGCGTGGATGGACTGGACATTGACCAGACCTCGCGTCTACTGGCGACCGAGTGGCTGCACATACGTGAACAACTGCTTGCAGGGACGTATCGGCCCAGCCCGGTACGTCGGGTGACGATTCCGAAGCCCGATGGTGGCGAGCGCGAGCTCGGCATTCCGACGGTGACGGATCGCCTGATCCAGCAAGCACTGCTACAGGTGCTGCAGCCGATCCTTGACCCCACTTTCAGTGAGCACAGCTATGGTTTTCGGCCGGGCAGGCGTGCGCAGGATGCGGTGTTAGCCGCTCAGGCATACGTCCAGTCCGGGTTGAGAATCGTGGTGGACGTGGACTTGTCGAAATTCTTCGACCGGGTCAACCATGACATCCTGATCGATCGCCTGAAGAAACGCATCGACGACGCCCGAGTGATCCGGCTGGTCCGTGCCTATCTGAACAGCGGCATCATGGACCATGGCGTGGTGCAGGAGCGAAGCGAAGGAACGCCGCAAGGCGGGCCATTGAGTCCGCTGCTTGCCAACGTGATGCTCGATGAAGTGGACAAGGAACTGGAACGGCGCGGCCATCGCTTTGCACGCTACGCCGACGATGCGAATGTGTATGTGCGCAGCAGGCGGGCGGGTGAGCGGGTGATGGGGCTGCTGCGGCGCTGCTATGCCAAGTTGCACCTCGTGGTCAACGAGGGCAAGAGCGCGGTAGCTAGCGTCTTCGGCCGCAAGTTCCTCGGTTACAGCCTGTGGGTGGCGCGTGGAGGCGAAATCAAACGCAAGGTGGCTGACAAGCCGCTGCAAGCGTTCAAGCAACGTATTCGGGAGCTGACCTGCCGTTCCGGCGGACGCAGCATGCCGGATGTGGTGCAGGGACTTCGTTCCTATATGCTGGGTTGGAAAGGGTACTTCCAGTTGGCGCAAACCCCAAAGGTCTGGCGCGGACTCGATGAATGGTTGCGGCACAGGCTGCGAGCTATCCAGCTCAAGCACTGGAAACGCGGAAGCACCATGTATCGGGAACTGCTCAAGCTTGGGGCTTGGCCGTCGGCAGCAAGGCACGTGGCGGCGAACAGCCGCCGCTGGTGGCACAACAGCGATAGGCTACTCAAAACAGTGATGACTATCGGCTATTTCGACCGACTGGGCGTACCCCGCCTGTCTTGA
- a CDS encoding glycine zipper 2TM domain-containing protein, with the protein MKTIKQLAVTATLATAALGLTGCAGMSQQDKNTAIGAGAGAVIGGALTGGSAVGTVGGAAVGGVVGNQVGKTN; encoded by the coding sequence ATGAAAACCATCAAACAACTGGCAGTGACCGCAACCCTGGCAACCGCAGCCCTGGGCCTGACCGGCTGCGCCGGCATGTCGCAGCAGGACAAGAACACCGCGATCGGCGCCGGCGCCGGCGCCGTGATCGGTGGCGCCCTGACCGGCGGCAGCGCAGTCGGCACCGTTGGCGGCGCAGCCGTGGGCGGCGTGGTCGGCAACCAGGTTGGCAAGACCAACTGA
- a CDS encoding BON domain-containing protein: protein MKRFGITTALAVMLTLGQVAGCATSGGGGPVAQYVDDATITAGVKAAIVREPTLSVFDIEVETVQGVVQLSGFVSSADSVAAAASVARTVKGVKSVKNDLRLK from the coding sequence ATGAAGCGATTTGGTATCACGACCGCCCTGGCGGTCATGCTGACCCTGGGCCAGGTCGCGGGATGCGCGACCTCGGGCGGCGGTGGACCGGTGGCGCAGTACGTGGACGACGCCACCATCACCGCCGGTGTCAAGGCCGCCATCGTCCGTGAACCGACGCTGAGCGTCTTCGACATCGAGGTCGAGACCGTGCAAGGCGTTGTACAGCTGAGCGGATTCGTCAGCTCGGCGGACAGTGTGGCGGCCGCGGCATCGGTTGCCCGGACCGTAAAGGGCGTGAAGTCGGTCAAGAATGACCTGCGCTTGAAATAA
- a CDS encoding AsmA family protein, with protein MRSGKTRIALEGTVTRPAKLAAIDLKLELAGPSMDQLYHFTGVVLPTTGPFSTSGRLTGTLGEEREGKRTARWVYEDFEGKVGDSDIGGRLEYATGGARPKLSGNVRSRQLVFADLAPLIGADSNAAKKERNADAVQPGGKVLPVEEFKTERWNKLDADVRFAADRIVRDTAFPISKLSTHLKMDNAVLDLEPLEFAMAGGTVRSNIRLDGRGRQGPKAIKAQAKVTARKIEIKKLFPKIEQLQASVGSISGDASLTAQGNSVSSLLAGSNGELKTLISQGQVSKMMLEMMGLNVANIVITKLFGDKQVQLNCMATDFGVTNGLARTRYFVVDTKEALINIEGSINLANEQLDLRIDPKTKGLRLISLRSPFYVRGPFSQPDVSVDKGVLAMKAGSAIALAAIAAPAAALLPLINTGPGEDSDCARLLSDAREKPKAPPPGKTQLR; from the coding sequence ATGCGCTCGGGCAAGACGCGGATCGCGCTCGAGGGCACGGTGACGCGCCCGGCGAAACTGGCGGCCATCGACCTGAAGCTGGAACTGGCCGGCCCCAGCATGGACCAGCTGTATCACTTCACCGGCGTGGTCCTGCCCACCACCGGTCCGTTCTCGACATCGGGGCGCCTGACCGGCACCCTGGGCGAGGAACGCGAGGGCAAGCGCACCGCGCGCTGGGTGTACGAGGACTTCGAGGGCAAGGTCGGGGACTCGGACATCGGCGGGCGCCTGGAATACGCCACCGGCGGGGCACGGCCCAAGCTGTCGGGCAATGTCCGCTCGCGCCAGCTGGTGTTCGCCGACCTGGCGCCGCTGATCGGCGCCGACTCCAACGCCGCCAAGAAGGAGCGCAATGCCGACGCGGTGCAGCCGGGCGGCAAGGTACTGCCGGTCGAGGAATTCAAGACCGAACGCTGGAACAAGCTCGACGCCGACGTGCGCTTCGCCGCCGACCGCATCGTCCGCGACACCGCCTTCCCGATCAGCAAGCTGTCGACCCATTTAAAGATGGACAATGCGGTGCTCGACCTCGAGCCGCTGGAATTCGCCATGGCCGGGGGTACCGTGCGCTCGAACATCCGCCTCGACGGCCGCGGGCGCCAGGGACCGAAGGCGATCAAGGCCCAGGCCAAGGTCACGGCCCGGAAAATCGAGATCAAGAAGCTGTTCCCGAAGATCGAGCAGCTGCAGGCCTCGGTGGGCAGCATCAGCGGCGACGCCAGTCTCACCGCCCAGGGCAATTCCGTGTCCAGCCTGCTGGCCGGTTCGAACGGCGAACTCAAGACCCTGATCAGCCAGGGCCAGGTCAGCAAGATGATGCTGGAGATGATGGGCCTGAACGTGGCCAACATCGTCATCACCAAGCTGTTCGGCGACAAGCAGGTGCAGCTCAACTGCATGGCCACCGATTTCGGCGTCACCAACGGCCTGGCACGCACGCGCTACTTCGTGGTCGACACCAAGGAAGCGCTGATCAACATCGAGGGCAGCATCAACCTGGCCAACGAGCAGCTGGACTTGCGCATCGATCCGAAGACCAAGGGCCTGCGCCTGATCTCCTTACGCTCGCCCTTCTACGTGCGCGGTCCGTTCAGCCAGCCGGATGTGTCGGTGGATAAGGGTGTGTTGGCAATGAAGGCCGGTAGCGCCATCGCGCTGGCGGCCATCGCGGCGCCGGCAGCGGCCCTGCTCCCGCTCATCAATACCGGCCCGGGCGAGGACAGCGACTGCGCCCGCCTGCTGTCGGACGCGCGCGAGAAGCCGAAGGCGCCGCCGCCGGGCAAGACCCAGCTCCGCTGA
- a CDS encoding AsmA family protein gives MVETDKQAAQGRRPARRTSSKILLSILGILIAIPVIAIVFILTFDWNRARPWINAKVSEAIERPFEIRGNLDVEWVRPAKTMAPSERTWRDHIPWPHLIANDTHVGNPADLPAQDSGSARRFSFSVNPFALLSKTINIPLLRFDGPRVDLLRLDEQRNNWTFRRKEEKSKWTLDLDRVVLTDGIVHIKDAVTKADVTAKVRTLENGGRYGVGWTLDGTYNGAKVSGGGKAGAVLSLKQQSTPYPVQPRCARARRGSRSRAR, from the coding sequence ATGGTCGAGACCGACAAGCAGGCGGCGCAGGGCCGTCGTCCGGCGCGCCGCACGAGCAGCAAGATACTGTTGAGCATCCTGGGCATCCTGATCGCCATTCCGGTGATCGCCATCGTGTTCATCCTCACCTTCGACTGGAACCGCGCCCGCCCCTGGATCAATGCCAAGGTCAGCGAGGCCATCGAACGCCCCTTCGAGATCCGCGGCAACCTCGACGTCGAATGGGTGCGGCCCGCCAAGACTATGGCGCCGTCCGAACGCACCTGGCGCGACCACATTCCCTGGCCGCACCTGATCGCCAACGACACCCATGTCGGCAACCCGGCCGACCTGCCGGCGCAGGATTCCGGCAGCGCGCGCCGATTCTCGTTCTCGGTCAATCCCTTCGCCCTGCTGTCGAAGACCATCAACATCCCGCTGCTGCGCTTCGACGGCCCGCGCGTGGACCTGCTGCGCCTGGACGAGCAGCGCAACAACTGGACCTTCAGGCGCAAGGAAGAAAAATCCAAGTGGACGCTCGACCTCGATCGCGTGGTGCTGACCGACGGCATCGTGCACATCAAGGACGCGGTGACGAAGGCCGACGTGACGGCCAAGGTGCGCACGCTCGAGAATGGCGGGCGCTACGGCGTCGGCTGGACCCTCGACGGTACCTATAACGGCGCCAAGGTCAGCGGTGGCGGCAAGGCTGGCGCGGTGCTCTCGCTCAAGCAGCAGAGCACGCCCTACCCGGTTCAGCCCAGATGCGCTCGGGCAAGACGCGGATCGCGCTCGAGGGCACGGTGA
- a CDS encoding DUF4398 domain-containing protein encodes MDQEHAMRRLLTPLAACAVLVLAGCASPQKAPATADVAVSRNAVENAVSAGAAELAPAEITAARDKMVRANAALAAKDYKLARELAIQAQADAKLAQSKANSAKATAAANALDADLRVLREEVERANAPSATTSTQ; translated from the coding sequence ATGGACCAAGAACATGCGATGCGTCGTCTCTTGACGCCACTGGCTGCCTGCGCCGTGCTGGTGCTGGCCGGTTGCGCCAGCCCGCAGAAAGCGCCTGCGACCGCCGACGTGGCGGTGTCGCGCAATGCCGTCGAGAACGCCGTGTCGGCCGGCGCCGCCGAGCTGGCCCCGGCCGAGATCACCGCGGCCCGCGACAAGATGGTGCGTGCCAACGCGGCCCTGGCGGCCAAGGACTACAAGCTGGCCCGCGAGCTGGCGATCCAGGCCCAGGCCGATGCCAAGCTGGCGCAGAGCAAGGCCAATTCGGCCAAGGCCACCGCGGCCGCCAACGCCCTCGATGCCGACCTGCGCGTGCTGCGCGAGGAAGTCGAGCGCGCCAATGCGCCGTCGGCTACGACCTCGACGCAGTAA
- a CDS encoding OmpA family protein encodes MKTRSTMSLLAAAVLVTACATAPMTTPTLDQARADFVSANNNPQVAQYAPLEFKQASDALDQANAAAARREAVADVDRLAYVAKQRVATAVEVARAKAAEADIANASRERDQVRLAARTAEADRAKREAEAAQAQAAQAQAQAQAAQQQAAAAQQQNAALAQRAAVLEAMLVELHAVKTERGYVVTIGDVLFATNQSTLTPNGMSTLRKLADVMAQNPNRTVLVEGFTDSTGSSSYNQELSQRRAEAVASALGSMGVPRDRIAMRAYGEAFPVAPNDTASNRQLNRRVEIVLSNENAGIPPRTAGR; translated from the coding sequence ATGAAAACCCGTTCCACGATGTCGCTGCTGGCCGCCGCCGTGCTGGTCACGGCCTGCGCCACCGCCCCGATGACCACGCCGACGCTGGACCAGGCGCGCGCCGATTTCGTCTCCGCCAACAACAACCCGCAGGTCGCGCAGTATGCGCCGCTCGAATTCAAGCAGGCCAGCGACGCGCTCGACCAGGCCAACGCCGCGGCCGCGCGCCGCGAAGCGGTGGCCGACGTCGACCGCCTGGCCTACGTGGCCAAGCAGCGCGTCGCCACCGCGGTGGAAGTTGCCAGGGCAAAGGCGGCGGAAGCCGACATCGCCAACGCATCGCGCGAACGCGACCAGGTCCGCCTGGCGGCCCGCACCGCGGAGGCCGACCGCGCCAAGCGCGAAGCCGAGGCCGCCCAGGCCCAGGCCGCGCAAGCCCAGGCCCAGGCCCAGGCTGCCCAGCAGCAGGCCGCCGCCGCCCAGCAGCAGAACGCCGCGCTGGCCCAGCGCGCAGCGGTACTGGAAGCCATGCTGGTCGAACTGCATGCCGTCAAGACCGAGCGCGGCTATGTCGTGACGATCGGCGACGTGCTGTTCGCCACCAACCAGTCGACCCTGACGCCGAACGGCATGTCGACCTTGCGCAAACTGGCCGACGTCATGGCGCAGAACCCGAACCGTACCGTGCTGGTCGAAGGGTTTACGGATAGTACCGGCAGCTCCTCGTACAACCAGGAGCTGTCGCAGCGCCGTGCCGAAGCCGTGGCCTCGGCGCTGGGCTCGATGGGTGTGCCGCGCGACCGCATCGCCATGCGTGCCTATGGCGAGGCCTTCCCGGTGGCCCCGAACGACACGGCGTCCAACCGCCAGCTCAACCGCCGGGTCGAGATCGTGCTGTCGAACGAGAATGCTGGAATCCCGCCACGCACCGCGGGGCGTTGA
- a CDS encoding ferritin-like domain-containing protein — MEETKHLAHGFDVGAIRRAAANLDDGAVTEGYQADREAVIAMLNDALATELLCVLRYKRHYYTVSGPNTGHIKAEFLEHAQQEQDHADRIAERIVQLNGSPNFNPATLTARSHAEYDDSDDVQAMIRADLIAERVAIESYRQMIQAIGDRDPTTTKMLTDIMAVEEEHADDMRDLLA, encoded by the coding sequence ATGGAAGAAACGAAACACCTGGCGCATGGCTTCGACGTCGGGGCGATCCGCCGCGCGGCGGCCAACCTCGACGACGGCGCCGTCACCGAGGGCTACCAGGCCGACCGCGAGGCGGTCATCGCGATGCTGAACGACGCGCTGGCCACCGAACTGCTGTGCGTGCTGCGCTACAAGCGCCACTACTACACCGTGAGCGGCCCGAACACCGGCCACATCAAGGCCGAGTTCCTCGAGCACGCCCAGCAAGAGCAGGACCATGCCGACCGCATCGCCGAGCGCATCGTGCAGCTCAACGGATCGCCGAACTTCAATCCGGCCACGCTGACCGCGCGCAGCCACGCCGAGTACGACGATTCCGACGACGTGCAGGCGATGATCCGCGCCGATCTGATCGCCGAGCGCGTGGCCATTGAATCCTATCGCCAGATGATCCAGGCGATCGGCGACCGCGATCCGACGACGACCAAGATGCTCACCGACATCATGGCCGTCGAAGAGGAGCATGCCGACGACATGCGCGACCTGCTGGCCTGA
- a CDS encoding DUF883 family protein: protein MLDTTRSNLKSHAHGYQFDSNAADASSDMKALVRDAQSMLSAAAALTGDKADELRSRGMELLDRALGRASHYQGQAMERGRELAHDADVYVKDNPYRTLAVAAGIGVLLGVLLSRKQ, encoded by the coding sequence ATGCTTGACACCACCCGCAGTAACCTGAAATCCCACGCCCACGGCTACCAGTTCGACAGCAATGCCGCCGACGCATCGTCGGACATGAAGGCACTGGTGCGCGACGCCCAGTCGATGCTGAGCGCCGCCGCCGCCCTGACGGGCGACAAGGCGGACGAACTGCGCAGCCGCGGCATGGAGTTGCTCGACCGCGCACTGGGCCGCGCCAGCCACTACCAGGGCCAGGCGATGGAAAGAGGCAGGGAACTGGCCCACGACGCCGATGTCTACGTGAAGGACAACCCATATCGTACGCTCGCGGTTGCCGCCGGTATCGGCGTGCTGCTCGGCGTCCTCCTGAGCCGTAAGCAGTAA